CGCTGTAGCTTCACCGTATCCCATACCGACTGCCCCGCCAGACTGACTAAGGCCTACGGCCGGAGCGGAGTAATGCGTAAGGTTTACTGAGGCAAGGGTAGCGGCGCTGTTTTCGAACATCCTGTGGTTCTTAACCGCACCTGTATTGTAAAGCTCCAGGCCTGTAGCGGAGCCATGCGCGTCGGTAGCCGCAAGTGAAAATCCTGCCTGAATTCCGCCGAGGTTCCTTGAATGTACCACTTTTATGACGCTAGAGAGGTTCTCGGTTGCAAAACCCCAGTTCTCCCCTATTCGTCCGCCGAGCCAAAGCACGGCTTCATCCGGCATCTCGACTACACCGCGTTCTTCGAAGTATGCGGCATCGTCTAACGCGAGTTTATGTTCTTCATGCGGTTTCCCCTGTATGAAGCGCGCCTTCACGATTGCTGAAAGATTCGCAACCGCAGGGAGCGAAATCCCGTCATCCTCTATGAGAGCGGAAGAAGCCTGTGTCATACCCCCCAATTTGAAAGACCTTCCGAAAGCGTTCAGCCTGGGTACAGTCTGGAAATGGCATGAATGACAGCCAACGCCTACCTGGCGCGCGAAAGAGGGAACAGCTTCGGCGCTTTTTGGTGCAAACAGTGTGCCCACAAAGGCAACCGCCGCTACCAGCGCGATGGTAAATATTTTTTTCATGATAATCGAATCTCCTCGAATTTTTTTATATTGATTTTTGGCTAATATGTTTGAAAAGCCAGAATATGCTGTTTACTCCACCACCTCCCCATATGTTCTGCAGTTAATGACGATTTATAACCACCCCTAATTAACTATACGAACCGCCTAAATAGTAGCAACATGAATGACTTATGTCAATGTTATGATATTTTCTGTAAATATCCTTTACACCTTGAAAAATAGGAAGAAAATCAGCTCTCCGAATATCGAGCCTTGAAGCGTTTTGTCTCTCTTGCGTCGGGCCACATGACGAGAATGGTCCCAAAACACATTATCCAGCCCCCTATCCAGAGCCAAACGACAAGCGGATTGACATGTACCTTGAAAGATGCGGATTCATCAGAATTGATCGCGCCCAAGATCAGGTAAAGATCCTCCTTTAGCGATGAAAGTATTGCCACTTCCGAATTCGGCTGGTTTTGGTTCTTGTAAAAATTCTTCTCGGGGCGCATAAAGCCGAGTTTTTTGCCGTTCTTTTCGATCAACATTGTGGCGGCAACTTCGTCCTTTGTAGGCTTCGGCTTAGTATGGGTATACCCGTAATAGGTAAGCGTGTAATCGCTAATGGTGTACGATTCCCCCTCCTTAACGGTAAACTCCTTTACCTCGTTATACTCCGACCCGGCAAAACCGAAAAAGAGGCAAACCATACCTGCGTGAATGATATAGCCGCCGTAGCGCCTCTTGTTCCTGGCAATGAGGTTATAGACAAGTTTCAAAATATTTTTTTCGCCCGTCATAGCCCCTCTCGCGCTTATACCCCGTGCAAACTCCAGGACAATGGTCGATAGCACAAAGAACGAAGCTGTGAAAAAGAGCCATGCGGTGATGTTCCTCTGCCCTAGCGCGATCAGCAGACCGCCGGCGACTATGGAGACTATCGTAGGAATTAGAAAATTCTTCTGCAGTCTGGCGAGTGTAGCCTGTCTCCACGGTATCAGCGGGCACAATCCTGTCAGCACCAAGAGCGCAAAACCTATTGGAACCATGACCTTGTTGAAGAACGGAGGGCCGACTGTGATCTTCGTACCGGTAACGGCTTCCGAGATCATCGGGAAGATGGTCCCCCAAAAAACGGCAAAGCCGGAGCCGAGGAGCATCAGATTGTTGAAGAGGAAGCTCGATTCGCGTGAAACCATCGAGTCAAGCTGGTTCTCCGACCTGAGAAGCTCCAGCTTCGAGGATATCAGATACACCGAGAATGCTATGATGATGAAGAGAAACGCAAGGAAGTAGTAGCCGACCGTCGTCTCTCCGAAAGAGTGCACTGAAGAAATCAATCCGGACCTCGTGATGAACGTCCCGAAGATCGTCAACGCGAATGTTACCGCGATGAGGCTCACGTTCCAGACCTTCAGCATATCCCTCTTCTCCTGGATCATCACCGAATGGAGAAACGCGGTGCCGACAAGCCACGGCATGAAGGAGGCGTTCTCTACCGGATCCCATGCCCAGTAGCCACCCCATCCAAGCTCCACATATGCCCAGTTTGCGCCGAAAAGATTTCCAAGGCCAAGGAAGAACCATGCGAATACCGTCCATCGGCGCGTCGATCTTATCCAGACGTCCCCCAGCTGGTTGGAAATAAGCGCGGCCATGGCGAACGCGTACGGGACGGTGAACGCGACAAACCCTATATAAAGGGTGGGCGGATGGAAGACCATTCCGGGATTCTGCAACATCGGGTTGAGTCCGTAACCGTCGGCCGGAATCCCCTGGAGCTTCTCAAAAACCGGCGATGCATACACCATCAACATGTTAAAAAGTACAAGCGTTGCGGAGATAATGGAGACAACGTACGGCAGCAGTTTTCTGTTATGAATCCTGTTCTGGAAAATTACTATTGCACCGAATCCGGCAAGCATCCACGCCCAAAGGAGGAGCGACCCTTTCTGCCCCGCCCAAAACGCAGAGAACAGATAGAAGGGGTGGAGATCCGTACTTGTGTAGTTGTAAACGTATTTCAGCGAATAATCATGCGTCAGGATAGCCCGCATAAGCGCCCAGGCGGCTACCGAGAGGAGAACGAACATCGCCATGATGCCGTTCTGCGCGCTCTTTATCATCACCTGGTTGTCGGTCTTCCCGCCGTACCATGAAACAGCGGTAACATATACCGAAGTAACAAGGGACAGGACCAAGGCTATCTCACCCAGTTCAACCATTATTCACCGCCATGTTTATGTTGCTCAGGATTCCTTCTCCATTTCCGAGGCCTCGTACTTGGAGGGACAGCTCGTCAAAAGCGTATGCGCCTTGAAAACACCCTCCTTTACATCAAAATAACCCTGTACAACCACGTCAATATCGTCCGAAAACATGTCCGGTATCGTGCCACGGTATGAAACCGGAATCGAATTTTTATCGTCTTTTATCTGGAATTTCGCTCCGAGGTTGTCGGCGGCGATGTTGATGGTTCCCGCCTCAACATGCCCCTCCATTCGGAACTCGTTACCGCTCTTCATCTCTGAGGATGCCAAAGCCTCCGAAACGGTAAGGTAGTATACCGATGTCTCTTTTATCCCGGCGTACACCAGATAGCCTATCGCTCCAACGACGACTAACGATGCGATCAGGAATTTTTTCCCGCTGTTTTTCATGATGCCGAACACAACTCCCGAGCTATAAAATGCCTCTCAAATTTAAAACAAAATAACGACTAAATATACCATGCCCCGGTTTGTGCGCCAACCCTACTATTGAGACAACCGAAATATCTTGTATTTCGAGGGGGAGCGACAAATTTACAGAAAACCCGCTTTTTATGCAGCAATTGGAATATCTGAAGATTTATCTCCAAATCCGTTTATTTAATTAAAAAAGGTACATAATGAACAGAAATAGGTAATTTGTGGGGAACTTGCTGTTTCTACATGATGTATCCTTTTGTGTGAAATATTTTTCTTTTCCCGCTCAACACTCCGTCAATAGGCAAAATTATTGAAATTGTGTTGATAACTTTTATCTTTTGAAATATTTACAAATAAAAGCACATTAAAAAACAATTATTTGGCGCAAGTCATTGATATCATACAGGCATTTTGTTGGTTATTTTATAGTCAAAATGGAAATAAAGGCATTTTCTTTGGGTTATTTAACGGTTTTTCTACCTTTCCCACAGGTTATCCACAGATTTTGTGGAAAAGCCAAATGTGTTACATTGCCTCTATTGTGACAAAATATTTTTAAATTTTTCTTGACCACATCGGATTCATTGAAGTATATTTACTTTAGAAATTAAAGTACTTTACATACATAGGAAAACAGATGGACTCAAAAAAAGCGCTAGACGATATCAAATACATAAAAGAGATCATGAGTGACGCCAAAACAGCTACACACCATTTTGGAAAATTCTACATGGTTTGGGCGGGCGCAGTTATCCTCGGCATGACGGTTCAGCTCTCTCTCATCCATCACAACATCAATTCCCCTGTCGCTTCCATTACATGCTGGCTATTTTTTATGGGATCCGCGCTACTCTGGGATATTAGGGAATCAAAAAAGCTGAAGGCAAACGCGCCGTCCAAGACCTTCGTAAACAGGATGCTTGAATCCATCTGGGTATCATGTCTCGCCGCCATACTAACCTCCCTCTTTATCATGCCTCTCGTAACAAATGGAGAGTTCATATATGGAACCGCGGTCATATGCCTGATACTCGGGATTGGGCACTACATCACAGGTGTTCTCGCAGGTTACCGGGTATTGAAGTTTATCGGAATCGCGTGGTGGGTATCGTTCATACCTATACTGTTGCTTATCAAAGACGGTGAGCTGTTCCAAATGGCAGTCCTCTTTGCTTTTCTCATGTTCCTTCTTCAATTCATCCCCGGTCTTTTACAGTCATGGTCGGCAAAAACTGAAAACAACAGATCGAATAAAGAACAGGATGTGGATAGCAATTCCACAAGCGCCCTGGAGAACGTTTTCTATATTAAAAAATTGCTGGACGATACCAGGAAAGCAACTCTAAATTTCGGAGCCTATTACATCTTTTGGAGCATTCTCATCGTTGTAGCCATTGCAGTGGAATTTACTATTTCAGCCAACATCTTCGCTTCACTGGATCTCGACCCCGTAACTGAAGGATCGATGCAAAAGGCATACCCCCATTTGATAACCCCTCTGGCCGTCTCATGGCTGACATTTATCGGGATGGGAACCCTTTGGAGCATACGACGCGCAAGATCCCTGCGGGGAACTAGACATGATGGAACTTTTGCAAACAAACTGGTCGGATACACATGGTTTTCAGTATTTTTTTCGGTTTCCATAGCGTTATTCCTTTTTCCGATACTGCTGAAAGGGGATTTTCCGTTTAGTGCGGGGATAATCGCCCTTTTATATGGCATCGGGCACTACATAAACGGCGAACTTTGCGAATCAACACTTCTTAAACGAACCGGCATCGGCTGGTGGGCCTATTCAATCGTTCTGACCGCATTAGGGAATACCGGGCTGGCGATTTATTTAGGCCTGCTGTTTGCCTTGGGACTGATAGTTTTCCAACTCATACCGGGATTCATACTATACAAGCAACTTGATAAATCGGAACAGGCGTTATGACGGACTTCGATTACCAGAAAATAAACGAGCTTATCCACTCACGGATACGGCTTGCCATCATGTCTGTGCTTATAAACCTGGAAGAAGCCGATTTCACCTTCCTGAAACAAAAAGTAAATACCACAGACGGAAACCTGAGCATTCATCTTTCAAAGCTCGAAAACGCGGGATACATCAGCGTAAACAAAATCTTTGAGGATAAAAAGCCCCGCTCGCTTTACAGGATAACCAAAAAAGGGAGAGACGATTTCGAGGCCTATATCGAACATCTTGAGGAGATTATTAAAGCCGGTTCTATAGAGGAGTCTTAATGAAAATGATCCATATCGGTACCTTTAAACGAATTTTTATTTGCATAACAGGCATTAGAGGAGGAAATGTGTAATGGAGATACTTACTGCTATTGTGGATTCAGTTGCTTCGGCTTTTCAGCGAGGCGGCCCGGTCATGTACGTTATTCTCATGGTATCAATATACACGACCGCTCTTTGCATCGAAAGATGGCTGCATTACCGCAGGCATCATCGCTTGCTGAAATTCGAAAATAACAACATGGCGGCACAGCTAAAGGAGGCGCTCGCTTCAGAAAAGATCATGGAAGGGGAAGCTGATACACCCGCCAGGAGAATTGCCTTTCAGGCATTCCGGCACCAAACCATTTCCAAAGAAGAGCTTTCAGACAAGATCAAGGCATGCTTCCTGTTTGAAACAGAAAAGATGGAAAAGAACCTTAATACAATTTCCGTTTCGGCTTCACTTCTCCCTATGCTCGGCCTGCTCGGCACCGTTGTCGGCATGGTAACCGCCTTCGACGCGATCGCGCAGTACGGTACTGGCGACCCGCGCATGGTGGCCGACGGAATTTCACAGGCGCTCCTTACCACGGAGGCGGGTCTCATCTCGTCAATACCGCTCCACTTTCTCCACCATAATCTGAGCGGAAAAGCGGATAACCTCATCAGGCGTCTGGACGAATACAGCTCCGCCATTCTCCACATCGTTACTGAAAGGGGATAGCCACATGTATTACGTTAAAAAAATACGCCCTACTCCGGAAGTTCAGCTCGCACCGCTGATAGATATGGTTTTCCTTCTCCTCATATTTTTTATGGTCGCGACGATATTTCCGGATGACACCGGGATAGAGGTGCAAAAACCGCAATCCGCAACGGCTACAAAACTGCCGAAGGAAAACCTCCTGTTCCTCATCAGCCAGAACGGCGACATATGGTTCTCCGGTAAAAAGGTGGAACTGATAGAGATAAGCAAGATCGTCCAGTCCGAGCTTGAAGTTCAACCCGGTGTGATGGTGCTTGTCGACGTGGATAAAAAGGCTGAAACGGACAGCCTTATAAAATTCCTGGACGAAGCAAGAAAAGGGGGGGCAAAAAATCTGGCGATTGGGACAAAGGAAAAACAGAAAGAAAAAACCGCCAAAAATCGAAAATTTAAAAAGGGAGAGGCGACCAAAGGTTGAGCCTCAAATAAAAATATGATTTACGAAAGAGAAGACCAATTTTTATCATACGGGCTTTCGTTTATTGCCAACTTCATGCTTTTCACCCTGATGGCGGCGATGTCCTTTCAGCCGAAACCGGTTGAACTCCAGATGGACCCCGTGCCGATCTCCATTATGAGCCTGCCGCAGGAAGAGGAAAAAGCGGTCGAAGAGGAAAAAGAGGAGGAGCCTCCTCCACCTCCGCCTGAAGAGATTCCTGCCGATAAGCCTGAGGATATCCCGAAGGAAGAGCCAAAGGAGGAACCCAAAGAGCCGACCCCTCCACCTCCGCCGAAGGCAGTTCCACTGCATAAGCTTACGACAATGCCGGGATTCGCAAGAAGAGTGGAGCCTGTATATCCTGAATCACTACGGGTTGCCGGTATCCAGGGGCAGGTACTTGTGGAAGTATACATATCCGCACAGGGGGCCATTATGCAGATAAACGTTCTGAAATCCGATAACGAAGAGTTTTCCGAGGCTGTAAAACGGGCGATTATGTCCAGCTCCTTTATTACTGGGAGGCAGGACGGCAAACCTGTTCCCGTAAAGGTGCAGATCCCTTTCACATTCAAACTGAACTAAAGGAGCGAGGAGGAATTATGAACCGGTCTAAATTTTTTACAAAAACCCAGTTTCCATTTTACGGGAGGTTTATATGAACAGATTATTGACTGGAATTTTGGTCGTCATTTTTTCCATCGGCATGACTGCCACATTCTCGCTAGCTGGTGAGGCTCGTACAATATCCGGCACAGTTTTCCAAAAGGGGGAAAAGCGGCCGTTGTCCGGTATAACTGTTTATGTTGAAGAGAATGATGAAATTTCCGCCACTACCGGGAGCGACGGAAAGTTTTCCCTGACCCTTCCTGAGGATGGCGAATACAACGTCTCCGCCGTGGGCGTCGGCTTTGAAAAGCCTGCACCCGTTAAGATCAAAATTGACGAGACAAATTCATACACGCTCAATGTCTTTCTCGTCCCAGCGACAGCCACCATGAACGAAATAATTGTCACTGCCGAGCGGAACCGCGACCGCGTAAGCAAGATCATCATTACAGGTAAAACACTAGAGATAGTTCCCGGCGCAGGCGGCGATCCGCTCAAGGCTATCACCAAACTACCCGGCATCACCTCTACAGCTTCAATGGCAGAATCCGGCGCGGGTGGATTCGGCCCGGCCATCAGAGGAACATCGCCGGAGGATAACCAGTACTATGTCGACAATTTCGGCATTGATTACCTTTTCCACATGGGGGGGATGATAAGCATCTTCAACGCCGACCTGGTGGAGGATTTTAACCTCTTCGCCGCCGCATACAGTTCGGAATTCGGTGACGGGATAGGGGGCGTAATAGATGTGAAACTACGCGAACCGCGAACCGACAGGATGGGGTACAAGCTCCAGATGGGGATGTTCGAATCGGATTTCCTCGTGGAAGGTCCGCTGAATGAAAACCAATCATTCTATGTTGCAGCACGCAGAAGCTACATTGACCTTGTCCTTCCAAAGACAGGAACGATTGATGAAAGTGTCGACTACACCATCTTTCCCCAATTCTGGGACTATCAGACAAAATACGTCTGGCGGATGAGCGAAAGAAACAAATTAACCTTTTCTTTAATCGGCGTGCAGGATGAAATAGGGATCTACATAAAAGAGGGGAGCGACGCCGCGAAGACCGAGCCTGCCTTTACAGGAACTCTTTCAAGCAAAAATACCGCGCATGTACAGTTCGGCACCCTGGAAACAAGATTGTCGCCTACTTTATTTAACAAACTTACATTCGGGGTCAGCCAGTCCATATTTCAGACATTATCGGACAACATCGGCAGTGTTAAAGGAACTGGCAACTATTATTGGTTTAAGGAACAAGTGACCTGGAAGCCAAACCAAGCACACGACATCCTTACAGGTATCGAATACGGAAAAGGAGAAACCGACCTTAATCTCGACATGCAATTCTCATTTCCAACCGATTGGGATCCCAACTTTGATCTGACTGGCGCGACCCGCAAGACATATATAGACAAATTCAGTTCCTGGGGCGAAACCTTTTACATCAAGGATCGCTGGAAAGTCACCGATAACGCCACGCTGATTTTGGGCGGCAGGCAAACATACAGCGAATATTTCGAAAGTACCACTGCCGAGCCGAGACTCGCCTTCGAATATGACCTTAACGAATCAACACTCCTTACAGCCGGATGGGGCAAGTATCACCAAGAGCCGGAGGGACCGCAGATAATTGACGTATGGGGAAATCCCGAGCTTGATTACATGCATGCCGAGCACACAGTCGCGGGTATCGAAAAAGAGATTGGAAACGACTGGTCTCTAAAAGCGGAGGTCTACTATAAATCATTAAGCGACCTGGTTATCCCCGATCCGGAACCAGATCCAGCAAAAAATAAGAACTATATTCATGGAGGGTCGGGAACAGCGACCGGAGTGGAAATGCTCGCGCGAAAAAGAGATGACGGGAAATGGTTCGGCTGGGTATCGCTTTCCTATTCGGAATCTAAAAGGAAGAACGACTACAGCGGTGAAGAACTCGATTTCAAGGCGGACCAGCCTGTTATCGCGAACCTTGTCTACTCCCGCAAACTTTCAAACGCCTGGACGGTCGGCACAAGCTGGCGGTATCAGACAGGTTCGCCATACACGCCGGTCACTGGAGCTACTCTCGTAGATGCCGGTACGCCGAACGAAAGGTACCGCCCTATCTACGGTGAACTGAACTCAGAGCGTACGCCCGACTTTCATCAGCTCGACGTGAGAATAGACAGGGACTGGCTCTATGACACATGGAAATATGGGATATATTTTGACCTTACGAACGTCTACTTCAGGGAGAACGTCGCCGGATATACATATAACCCCGACTACTCCGAAAGGACGGCCGTTCCGCCGGTTGTGATGCCGATGTCCTTCGGCATAAAAGCGGAGTTTTAAGTGTAACTTTTCCACGCTGGCAAAATCGTTCCGGCTGTAGTTTAATTAATTCGATTAAACGACAGTCCGGAACGGTTCAAACGCTCACAATGGGGTTCAAGGAGATTTGAAATGCGTAAATTTGATGGGGCATATTTACTTCTTATTATCTTTTCCTTCTTGGTTCCGCACCAAGCTGGCGGTGAAGAATCGCATTCAATCTCCGGTACTGTCTGGCAAAAAGGGGAGAAGCGCGCTATCCCTGGAATCTCCGTTTATATTGAAAGCGATGACGACATCTCTACCACCACGGATGAAAAGGGGAATTTCACACTCCCTCTACCGGGTAAAGGTGAATATTCCGTCTTCGCTGTCGGGATAGGTTATAAAAAACCTGACGCGGTAAAAGTTAAAATCGAAGCTGGAACCGTAATGCCGGGAGCACTGAACATATATCTCCTTCCTGAAAAATTCACCATGCAGGAGTACATTGTACGTGGCGAGAGGAACAAGGAGCGTATTTCAAAAACCGTTATCACGGGGAGGACGCTTGAAAGAGTTCCTGGAACATCGGGTGACCCTTTGAAAGCGATCCAGGCGCTCCCCGGGATCAGCTCAGGCAACGATGCCAGCGGTAGCCCCGCAATCAGGGGTTCATCACCGCAGGACAATCTTTATTATGTCGATTTTCTTCCGGTCAGCTACCTCTTCCATATGGGCGGTCTCGTTAGCGTATTCAATGCCGATCTTGTTGATGACTTCAATCTTTTCGCATCGGCATTTGGCCCGGAGTATGGCGACGGCCTTGGCGCTGTAATAGACGTCAAACTCCGCGAACCGCGCAAGGATAGGTTCGGCACAAAACTTCAGATGAGCCTTTTTGAATCGGACGTCGTCGTCGAAGGACCGGTAAAGGAAAACCAGTCGTTCCTGCTTAGCGCACGGAGAAGCTACATGGACTTGGTAATTCCGAAATCAATGCTTGGCAACGAAGATGCCGAGATCACCACCTTTCCGCAGTATTGGGACTACCAGGGGAAATATCTCTGGAAAATCTCCAACGATACCGATCTATCTTTTCAAGTGAACGGGTCGAACGATAAACTCGCCATACAACTGAAGCCCGGGTCGGATATGGCCCAAATGCAGCCCGAGATGGTAGGCGAATTTTCCATGACCAACGGCTACCATAGCCAAGGGGTTGTCATCACTTCTAGGCTCTCGCCAACTTTTGTCAACAAGAGCGCAATCTCGCATATACGCATCGGCTCGACCCAAAATGTCGCAAAGATCGGAAATGCCACCTTCACTGAAGACTACTACCTGGCGAAGGAACGCCTGGTCTGGACGCCGAATGAAAGACATTCGGCAATGGCTGACCTGGAGTTGGCATATGACGTGGTGGATCTCGCTTTTGCCGCCAAATTCAAAAGCCAGAACCAGTTTGACCCCAACTTTGATCCGCATACGATCGACAAAAGGGAATTCAGTGGAGTTATATACTCTAAATATTATGCTCTGGCTTTGAAGGACAGATGGAAGATCACCGACAAGATGATCCTTATTCCTGGAATCAGAAACACGCATAATACATATCTTGAAGATTCATTTGCAGAGCCGAAACTCGGCATTGAATACGACCTTACAGATTCAACGCTCCTGACAGCCGGGTGGGGGAAGTACCACCAGATGCCGGGCGGCAACAATATGATCGATGGGCTAGGCAATCCGGACATCAATTCGCTGAAAGGGGAACACACGGTACTCGGCATCGAACAAAAGATGGAGAACGGGTGGTCCGTGAAATCCGAAATCTATTACAAAACATTCTCCGAAGTCATAGTACCCGACACCGACCCAAATCCGCTGACAAATAAAAATGTTATCAACGGCGGCTCGGGAACATCAAAAGGGATAGAGATGCTTATCAAGAAAAACGAAACGGAGAACTGGGAGGGGTGGATAGCTTTGTCATACCTTCGCTCCGACCGGACGAACGACTACACCGGAACGAAAATTAACTTCGATTACGACCAGCCGGTCATGCTCAATTTTGTCTACTCGTATAACTTCCGTAACGGGTGGGAGTTCGGCGCGCGATGGGCGTACCAGTCGGGCCAGCCTTTCACGCCAGTTATCGGAACATGCACCGCGGCTGACGGCCTAACCTGCACCACCCCTGACGACACACGCATGCGCCCCATTTACGGCGAGGTTAATTCCGAGAGGCTTCCCGATTATCACCGTCTCGATCTAAGGTTCGACCGCGACTGGATTTACGACACCTGGAAGCTCGGCCTCTTCTTCGAATTCATCAACGCGTATAATAAGGAAAATATCGCCGGCTATCAGTACAACCCGGACTACACCGAAAAAACGCCAATACCTCAGCTGCCATTCATGCCGGGGTTCGGACTGAAAGCGGAGTTCTGAACGTGAAAGAGAAGGAGCGCAAGGATCTTTTCGGCTCGGACATCGCGAACAAATACGAATCGCAGATGCAGCGTTCCCTTCCCGGGCGCAACGATCTTTACGAAATTATCGCGGCATACTTCCACGAAACGC
The DNA window shown above is from Nitrospinota bacterium and carries:
- a CDS encoding TonB-dependent receptor, whose amino-acid sequence is MRKFDGAYLLLIIFSFLVPHQAGGEESHSISGTVWQKGEKRAIPGISVYIESDDDISTTTDEKGNFTLPLPGKGEYSVFAVGIGYKKPDAVKVKIEAGTVMPGALNIYLLPEKFTMQEYIVRGERNKERISKTVITGRTLERVPGTSGDPLKAIQALPGISSGNDASGSPAIRGSSPQDNLYYVDFLPVSYLFHMGGLVSVFNADLVDDFNLFASAFGPEYGDGLGAVIDVKLREPRKDRFGTKLQMSLFESDVVVEGPVKENQSFLLSARRSYMDLVIPKSMLGNEDAEITTFPQYWDYQGKYLWKISNDTDLSFQVNGSNDKLAIQLKPGSDMAQMQPEMVGEFSMTNGYHSQGVVITSRLSPTFVNKSAISHIRIGSTQNVAKIGNATFTEDYYLAKERLVWTPNERHSAMADLELAYDVVDLAFAAKFKSQNQFDPNFDPHTIDKREFSGVIYSKYYALALKDRWKITDKMILIPGIRNTHNTYLEDSFAEPKLGIEYDLTDSTLLTAGWGKYHQMPGGNNMIDGLGNPDINSLKGEHTVLGIEQKMENGWSVKSEIYYKTFSEVIVPDTDPNPLTNKNVINGGSGTSKGIEMLIKKNETENWEGWIALSYLRSDRTNDYTGTKINFDYDQPVMLNFVYSYNFRNGWEFGARWAYQSGQPFTPVIGTCTAADGLTCTTPDDTRMRPIYGEVNSERLPDYHRLDLRFDRDWIYDTWKLGLFFEFINAYNKENIAGYQYNPDYTEKTPIPQLPFMPGFGLKAEF
- a CDS encoding biopolymer transporter ExbD, with the protein product MYYVKKIRPTPEVQLAPLIDMVFLLLIFFMVATIFPDDTGIEVQKPQSATATKLPKENLLFLISQNGDIWFSGKKVELIEISKIVQSELEVQPGVMVLVDVDKKAETDSLIKFLDEARKGGAKNLAIGTKEKQKEKTAKNRKFKKGEATKG
- a CDS encoding MotA/TolQ/ExbB proton channel family protein, which codes for MEILTAIVDSVASAFQRGGPVMYVILMVSIYTTALCIERWLHYRRHHRLLKFENNNMAAQLKEALASEKIMEGEADTPARRIAFQAFRHQTISKEELSDKIKACFLFETEKMEKNLNTISVSASLLPMLGLLGTVVGMVTAFDAIAQYGTGDPRMVADGISQALLTTEAGLISSIPLHFLHHNLSGKADNLIRRLDEYSSAILHIVTERG
- a CDS encoding TonB-dependent receptor codes for the protein MNRLLTGILVVIFSIGMTATFSLAGEARTISGTVFQKGEKRPLSGITVYVEENDEISATTGSDGKFSLTLPEDGEYNVSAVGVGFEKPAPVKIKIDETNSYTLNVFLVPATATMNEIIVTAERNRDRVSKIIITGKTLEIVPGAGGDPLKAITKLPGITSTASMAESGAGGFGPAIRGTSPEDNQYYVDNFGIDYLFHMGGMISIFNADLVEDFNLFAAAYSSEFGDGIGGVIDVKLREPRTDRMGYKLQMGMFESDFLVEGPLNENQSFYVAARRSYIDLVLPKTGTIDESVDYTIFPQFWDYQTKYVWRMSERNKLTFSLIGVQDEIGIYIKEGSDAAKTEPAFTGTLSSKNTAHVQFGTLETRLSPTLFNKLTFGVSQSIFQTLSDNIGSVKGTGNYYWFKEQVTWKPNQAHDILTGIEYGKGETDLNLDMQFSFPTDWDPNFDLTGATRKTYIDKFSSWGETFYIKDRWKVTDNATLILGGRQTYSEYFESTTAEPRLAFEYDLNESTLLTAGWGKYHQEPEGPQIIDVWGNPELDYMHAEHTVAGIEKEIGNDWSLKAEVYYKSLSDLVIPDPEPDPAKNKNYIHGGSGTATGVEMLARKRDDGKWFGWVSLSYSESKRKNDYSGEELDFKADQPVIANLVYSRKLSNAWTVGTSWRYQTGSPYTPVTGATLVDAGTPNERYRPIYGELNSERTPDFHQLDVRIDRDWLYDTWKYGIYFDLTNVYFRENVAGYTYNPDYSERTAVPPVVMPMSFGIKAEF
- a CDS encoding energy transducer TonB, coding for MIYEREDQFLSYGLSFIANFMLFTLMAAMSFQPKPVELQMDPVPISIMSLPQEEEKAVEEEKEEEPPPPPPEEIPADKPEDIPKEEPKEEPKEPTPPPPPKAVPLHKLTTMPGFARRVEPVYPESLRVAGIQGQVLVEVYISAQGAIMQINVLKSDNEEFSEAVKRAIMSSSFITGRQDGKPVPVKVQIPFTFKLN
- a CDS encoding transcriptional regulator codes for the protein MTDFDYQKINELIHSRIRLAIMSVLINLEEADFTFLKQKVNTTDGNLSIHLSKLENAGYISVNKIFEDKKPRSLYRITKKGRDDFEAYIEHLEEIIKAGSIEES
- a CDS encoding heme lyase CcmF/NrfE family subunit, with amino-acid sequence MVELGEIALVLSLVTSVYVTAVSWYGGKTDNQVMIKSAQNGIMAMFVLLSVAAWALMRAILTHDYSLKYVYNYTSTDLHPFYLFSAFWAGQKGSLLLWAWMLAGFGAIVIFQNRIHNRKLLPYVVSIISATLVLFNMLMVYASPVFEKLQGIPADGYGLNPMLQNPGMVFHPPTLYIGFVAFTVPYAFAMAALISNQLGDVWIRSTRRWTVFAWFFLGLGNLFGANWAYVELGWGGYWAWDPVENASFMPWLVGTAFLHSVMIQEKRDMLKVWNVSLIAVTFALTIFGTFITRSGLISSVHSFGETTVGYYFLAFLFIIIAFSVYLISSKLELLRSENQLDSMVSRESSFLFNNLMLLGSGFAVFWGTIFPMISEAVTGTKITVGPPFFNKVMVPIGFALLVLTGLCPLIPWRQATLARLQKNFLIPTIVSIVAGGLLIALGQRNITAWLFFTASFFVLSTIVLEFARGISARGAMTGEKNILKLVYNLIARNKRRYGGYIIHAGMVCLFFGFAGSEYNEVKEFTVKEGESYTISDYTLTYYGYTHTKPKPTKDEVAATMLIEKNGKKLGFMRPEKNFYKNQNQPNSEVAILSSLKEDLYLILGAINSDESASFKVHVNPLVVWLWIGGWIMCFGTILVMWPDARETKRFKARYSES
- a CDS encoding cytochrome c maturation protein CcmE is translated as MKNSGKKFLIASLVVVGAIGYLVYAGIKETSVYYLTVSEALASSEMKSGNEFRMEGHVEAGTINIAADNLGAKFQIKDDKNSIPVSYRGTIPDMFSDDIDVVVQGYFDVKEGVFKAHTLLTSCPSKYEASEMEKES